Within Actinoplanes sp. L3-i22, the genomic segment TCCTCATCTCCTGGGACGACGCCGTCACCATGTTCCACGAGTTCGGCCACGCCCTGCACGGCCTCAGCTCGGACGTCACCTATCCGCGCCTGGCCGGCACGTCGGTCAAACGTGACTTCGTCGAGTTCCCCAGTCAGATCAACGAGCACTGGTTCCCGACGCCGCAGGTGCTCAACCGGTTCGCCCTGCACGTCGAGACCGGCCAGCCGATTACCGCCGACCTGCTCGCCAAGATCCAGAACTCGCTGACGTTCAACCAGGGCTTCAGCACGGTCGAATACCTGGCCTCGGCGATCTACGACATGAAGATCCACTTGGCCGCGACGCCGGACGACACGATCGATCCGGACGCCTTCGAGAACAGCTGCATGGCCGAGATCGGGCTGCCGAGGGAAATCGTCATGCGCCACCGCCCGACCCATTTCGGGCACATCTTCGCGGGCGACGGATACGCGGCCGGGTACTACGTCTATCTCTGGGCCGATGCGCTCAGCGCCGACGCGTGGGAGCTGTTCGAACAGCAGGGTGTCTGGGACCCGGCCACCGCCAAGGCGTTTCTCGACGACATCCTGTCCGTCGGCGATGCCGTTGCGCCGGACGAGGCGTTCCGCAGATTCCGCGGCCGCGACGTCGACACCGAGGCCCTGATGCGGTTGCGCGGCTTCGCCTGACCGCTCTGCGGGCTTACCGCTGCCGCGACCGTCGCTCTGGCCTGCACGCCGTTGGATCCGGTCGGCGGTTGGCACATGCATCCAAGACGTGGTTGATGGCCGAGATGCGCAAAATTCGCGCAGCGATGAATCATCGTGGCCGTTCTCGCGACCTCGAAGCCGTCGTGACGGCAATCCGTGGGTGCGGGACCTGGCCGATCGGCGCCGCGGCTTTGCGTCGCGCGCGTGTGCACGCCGCTGCGGGAGCAACGGCGTGCACCGCGTCGGCGGTCAGTAGAACAGCTGGTTGCCCGCGTCCAGGCAGTTCCAGATCTGCAGGGCGCTGCCGTCGGCGGTCCCGTAGTCCTTCACGTCGAGGCAGTAGTAGTCGCTGTAGGTGCGGAAGTTGTAGACCGTCTGGGCACCGTTCGGCGTACTGGCGCTGCCGTACTTCCTGATTCCCCACAACTGGCTTCCGACCGTGGAGTCGGACAGCGACTTGCACGTCCACATCCACACCGGGTCACCGGCGTACTGGTTGTCGTCCTGCACGTCCAGGCACAGGCCGGTTTGGAGATTGCGCACCTGATACGAGTACGAGAGATCGTTGTTCTGATGGGTTCCGAGGCACCACCGCTGGTTGTTCGTCGGGCCGTTGGAGTGCCACATGTGCACGTAGCCGGGTGCGACGGTCTGGTACGGCGAAGCCTGGTCGATCACCACCGCCCGCCCCTGGGCGTTGCTGGCGGACAGGCCCGCGTAGAAGAAGGGACCGCGATTCCAGTACGAGCCGTAGGTGCTGCAAGCGGTGGCCGCCTGCGCCGCCGTCGCCGGGACGATGGCGAGCCCGGCGAGCGCGATGATGATGGCCAGCAACCTGACCGTGCGACTTCGGATGACACCTGACATTTCTTCCCCCGATCAGAGATGGATGGACTGGCGGGAATGCCGGAGTTTGGCGCGTACGACATCCCCTTCGGGATGGCGTAGGTCGGTGAGGATGTCCAGGGCACGCTGCCAGGCGACCCGGGCGTCGGTCAGGCGGCCGCTGTCGCGGTAGGTGTCGCCCAGCGCGGCGAGACACCGGCCCTCGTAGTAGCGCTCGCCGGCGTGATGCAGCAGGTCGGCGGAGCGTTCGTAGTAGGACACGGCGTTCTCGACCTCGTCGAGGTACTGGTGGATGTTGGCGACCATGGCCAGCGTGATGGCCTCCCCGCGCTGGTTGCCCAGCCGCCGGTGCAGCGCCAACCCCCGCAGGGACTTGTCGAGCGCCGCCCGGGGCCGGCCCACCTTGGCCTCGTGATAACCCAGCCGGGCCAGCGCGTCGGCCACGCCGGGCCGGACGCCGGCCTGCTCGTAGCAGTGCAGCGCCTGGCGGATGCGGTCGTACGCCTCCTGGTGCCGGTCCCATCTGTCCAGCAGCCAGGCCAGGTGGCTGTGGACGGTGGCCTGCCCGACCCGGTCGCCGATCTCGGTGAAGCCCGCCAGGGCGCGCTCGAACTCGGCGATGGCGTCGTCGTGGCGGCCGAGCCATCCGTGAGCGCGGCCCAGCCCGGCCGACGCGTGTGCCCGCCCGAGCCGGTCGCCGTGCGCGTCGGCGGCGTCGAGGGCCAGGCGCGCGACAACGGTCCAGTCCTGCCAGTGCCCGCGCCGGTCGAGATAGGTGGCGATGGCCCAGGCGAGCTGCCAGCAGGCGGCGGGCCGGTCGTGGTCGGCCGCGTACCGGATCGCGGCGAGCAGACCGGCGTGCTCCCGCCCGAACCAGACCAGCGCGGCCGCCGGATCGGCGTGCTGCTCGGTCACCACCGCCGGCGGCGGCGCCGGCAGGACGACCGGATCCCGGTACGGGTTGAGCTGCCGGTCCGCGGCGTGCGCGGTGTGCAGGTAATGCGCCAGCAGGCGGCGGACGCTCTGGTCCCGGTCGCCGTCGGCGAGCCGGGCCCGGGCCTGCTCGTGGGCGTACGCCCGCAGCAGGTCGTGGATGACGAACCGGCCGGGAAAGGGCTCGCTGAGCAGGCTGGCGCGGGTCAGCTCGGCCAGCAGCGCGAGGGCCTCGGGCGCTGTCCCGGCGGCCAGGCTGGCCGCGGCGGCGGCCGAGATCTCCGGGCCCGGATGCAGGCCGAGCAGCAGGAACATCCGCGCCGCCGCCGGGCTGAGGGCCGCGTACGAGCAGGAGAACACCGCGCGGATCTGACCCATCCGGTCGCCCGCGTCCAGCACGTCGAGCAGGCGGCTCGAGTCCGCGAGCTCGGCGGCGACCGCGGCCAGGGGAAAGCCGGTGACCTGTACGCGGGCAGCCGCGAGGGTCAGCGCGAGGGGCAGCCGGGCGCAGGCGCCGACGATCCGGGCGACCGCGGCCCGGTCGGTGTCGGCGGCCGCGGCTCCCAGCCGGGCCGCCAGCAGCTCGCGGGCCTCCCCGGCGGACAACACGTCGAGGGTGAGCGGGCGGGCGCCGTCCACGGCGACCAGGCCGGTCAGCTGGCTGCGGCTGGTCACCACCACGATGCCGGCGTCACCCGGCAGCAGCGGGCGTACCTGCTCGGCATCGCGGGCGTTGTCCAGCACGACCAGCATCCGCCGGCCGGCCAGCACGCTGCGGTAGAGGCCGGCCTGGGCCTGCACGCCCTCCGGGATCCGCTCGGCGGCCACGCCCAGCGCGTACAGGAAACCGCGCAGCGCCTCGCCCGGGTCCATCGTCTGTCCGCCGTCGTCGTAGCCGCGCAGGTTCACGTACAGCTGGCCGTCCGGGAAGCGGTGCCGCACGCGATGCGCCCAGTGCACCGCCAGAGCGGTCTTTCCCACCCCGGCCGTACCGGACACCGCGGTGATCACGATGGCCGGAGGGTGCCGGTCGGTGGCGAGCATGTCGTCGAGCCGGGCGATGTCGGCGGGAAGCAGGGCGGGCCGATCATCGGCAGCCCGCGCCGGGGGCGGGGACTCCTGGCGCAGGACCCGGCGATGCGCCTGCACCAGCTCCGGCCCTGGTTCGATCCCCAGCTCCTCGACGAGCCGGCGGCGGATCTCGGCGTACGCCTGGAGCGCGGAGGCCTGAAGACTGCCGGCCGCGAGGGCGGCGATGAGCCGGGCGTGCACCGGCTCGTGCAGCGGGCTCGTGGAGGCGAGCTCGCGCAGGCGGGGCAGGCACCGGCCGGCCTGCCCGGACGCGAGGGCCAGGTCGGCGAAGCGCAGGGTCGCCGCGATCCGCTCCTCGACCACGGCGGTGACGAGCGGATGATCGCGCAACTGCGCGACGTCGGAGAGCGGGCTGCCGCGCCAGAGCGCCAGCGCGTCGTCCAACAGATCGAGGGCCCGGACCGGCTCGGCGGCACGCGCCTGGCCGATCCGCCGGCGGAAGTCGGCCAGGTCGAGCCGGCCGTCGGCGAGGTTGAGCTGGTACCCGCCGGAGGTCCGGCTGATGATGTCGTCCGGCCCGGACCGCAACGCCGTGCGCAGCCGCGACAGGTACGTGTGCAACGCGTGTCTCGGGTCGGGTGGGATCCGGCCACCCCACAGCACGTCGGTCAGGTCCGAGGGGGAGACCGGGGTGTTGGCCGACAGCGCGAGCCGGCCCAGCACGGCCCGGCGCATGCTGCGCCCCACCGCCACGTCGGCCGTGCCGCGGCTCACCCGCAACGGTCCCAGCACGCGTACCCGTACCGGGTGGACAGTGCCGGTCTCCTCGGCGGCCCGGCGCAGTGTCATCTCGGTGTCGCCGGTCAGGCACAGGACGGCGACGATCGCGTCCACCGAATCTCGCTGCGGTCTCCTGGTTCGCCCCTGCTCCAGGTCGCGAATCGCCGCCACGCTGAGGCCGACCCGATCGGCCAGGCATTGCTGGCTCAGCCCGGCCGCCCGGCGCGAGGTACGCAGCAGCGCGCCGAACCCGCCCTGACCCAAGGTCTCGTCCACGCTGTACGTGCCCCCGCTTCGCCAGCCGCCGGGCACCCACCCTAATGGGTCTGGGTCGCAGGCTGTCGCGATGCGAGACTGACTACGCACGAGCTATGCACTCCCATACCTCGGGCTGCCATTCGATCGACGTCGATGCTACGAGGGTCTGCTCGCACTCGTCTGACAGTTCGCTACCCGTACCGTTCCTTGCGGCACCGAGGCTCTGATGTGGTTGCGTGGTGGCGTCGCCCGGCTTTTCTCCAGCGTCATGGCGTAGGCGCAGGAGGTGCGCCCGGCTCTCCTCACGCCCGGATCGGCCCCTGGCCGCGGCCGCCCTCGGGGGACGGCATCGCGGTCAGGGCCGGTGTGGGCGTGCGAACCGCGGACCCATGTTTTGTACCGATCGGTTGGAGGCAGCCTAGCCGGGTTTTGTACCGATCGGTAGAGACCTGGATCGCGTTTTGTACCGAGCGGTAGGATCGACGGGTGAGCGCCGAACAGCAGACCACCGGACGACCGCGGGCCTTCGACGAGCAGGCTGTCCTGCACCGCGCCGCCGAGGTCTTCTGGCGGCACGGCTACGACGGCACGTCGCTGCGCGCGCTGACCGACGCGATGGGCATCAACCGCCCCAGCCTGTATGCCACTTTCGGCAGCAAGGAGCAGCTGTTCAAGCGGGCCTTCGACCGCTATCACGACACCCAGGTGGCCACCGCCCGCGCCGCACTCGACCAGCCCAGCGCGTTCGCGTCCATCGAGGCGTTCCTGCGCTCCAGCGCCGACGGTCTCACCGCCGACGGCAAACCCGCCGGCTGCTTCTCCATCCAGGGCGGCCTGGCCTGCTCCCCGGAGAACGCGCGCATCTCCGAGGCGTTGGCCGCCGGCCGCGCCGCCACCGAGGCCGCGCTGCGGGAGCGCCTGTCCCGCGCGGCCGCTGAGGGCGACCTCCCGGCCGGCGTCGACCCCGCTGCGCTGGCCCGCTTCGTCATGGCGCTCAGCGAAGGCCATGCCGTCCACGCGGGCGCCGGTGCCAGCCGCGCCGACCTGCACGCCTCGGTCGACATCGCCATGCGCGTGCTGGCCCGAAGCGAACAGTGACGTCGATCCACCTCCCGGCGTTGCGCGGGTACTGACGTACGGGATTCGTCAGGATGCGTCGTCGATGGTGTGCCATCCGTTGGTGGCGCACTGCGTCTGCAGCGCCGTCGTAGAGCTGCTGCTGTCCCCGGCGGCTGAACAGGGGGCCGGGGAGCTGACCAGGGGAAAGGTGCGGGGACGCCGGGATCGGGCGCCCCTGCACCGGATCGGTAGAACGCTGGGTGCGCATCGGCCGCGGGCGATCGGCGGTGTCCGATGGGGCGGCTGCTGCGCGTTGCCGTGGCCACCTGCGTACCCGGAAATCGTCGTTTGATTTTGATCGGGTCTTGGTGTGCCTCGCCACGTGCCGCGGTTCCGCTTATGACCTGTTCGACCGATGGCGGCGCAATGCGTGTTCGTCCGCATTGGAGTGAAGGTTCTTGCAGCCGGGCGGTGACATCGGCCGATGGGCTGATGTGGCGCGCCGCCGGGGCGCTCGTAGCGTTGCATGCGGTCATGCTTCCGTCACCCCGGGGGAGGATCCGTGTTGAAGAACGATTCATCACCCAGCTACGAGCAGCTGTTCGGCGAGTTGAACTTCAGGACGGACGACGACGCGCGATCCGTCTGTTCCCCGGCGGCCTACCTGGTCGAGCTGCTCGGGCTGATCGAGGAGTCCTTCGACCGGCCGTCGCTGCTGGAGCGCCGGCCGGACCTGCGCAGTGTGGTGCTCGACGCGGACAACACGTTCGTCGAGACGCCCTATCTGGACATCGTCAACGAGGTCCTGGAGCGGCTGGTCGGCACCGACCCCTACCAGACGCTGCGCACCGGCATTCACCCGTTCGGGCTGCCGTTCTCGTTGCGCAACGAGCGGCTGCGCAGCTGCCTGAGCTATCTGCGGGTGACGCCCGAGGAGCTGTACCGGCTGTTCGCGGCCGAGGCGGACCACGACCTGGTGGCCCGGGAGTACCTGCGCCTGTCCGCCGAGGACGTCGCGGTGGTGACCACGCAGCTGCCGGACGAGGCCGCCGTCCGGACCGCCTACGGGCTGCCCGCCGACGGCGTCCTCGCCGACCTGCAGGACGTCGTGCGGTTCAGCGCGGCTACCGGCCTGCCCGGCGCCCAGGTGCGGGAGCTGGTCGCGATCAGCCCGCAGGCGGTGACGATGGCCGCCGACGGCACGCGGATCGAGCCGGCCGCCGGGGCGGGCGCCGTCGGGGTGGACTGGTTCGAGCCGGCCCACCGGCTGATCCGGCTGGCGCGGATGAGCGGGCTGAGCCTGACCGACCTCGGCCTGGTCGTGACGAACTGCTGCGCCGGGCGCATCGACGCGGCGGCGCTGCGCACCGTCGCCGTCGCGGTGCGGCTGCGGCGCGAGCACGACCTGACCGCTGAGCAGGTCTGCGAGCTGGCCGGTGCGGTGGACCCGGCGGTGATCGAGGGGTGCGCGGGGGACCTGATGGCGCCCCGCAACCGCGACTACCGGGCCCGGCTGGCCGCAGCCGTCGAGGTCGCCGAGCGCGACATCGCCACGATCGTGCGGCGCTACCGCGAGCGGTACAGCGCGCAGCAGCCGAGCCCGTTCGACCGGGGGGAGATCGGGCAGGCGGAGATCACGCTGCTGCGCCGGGTGGCCCGGCTCGCCACGGCACTCGGCATCGCCGTCGACGAGCTGTTCGACGTGCTGGTGGCGCTGGAGAGCGACCCGTCGCTGCCGCGTTACAGCACGTTCGTGGTGCTGGGCGCGGCGCCGGCCGGCACGCGCGACTACTACCGGGTGCTCTCGGGCGGCGATCCGGCGGCCGGGCTGTGGCTTTCCCAGGTGCTGTTCGCCGTGGTGAGCTGGATGCAGGCCACCGGGTTCGCCGCGAGCGAGCTGGCCGAGATCCTCGGCGGGCGCCCGGAGCCGGCCGACGGCGAGCAGGTCGCGGTGCTGGAGACGATCCGGCGCGCCTTCGACCCGGTGGCGTTGAGCGCCGAGGTGTTCGTCTCGGATCGGTTCTCCGAACGCGCCGCGACGGTGATCCACGACGTGCTGACCGCCTACGACACGGCCGTGGTCTCCGGCCGCGACGACCGGCTGCTGCGCCTGGACCCGGCGGGGGTGCCGGCCGCGGCCTACGACGCGGTACGCGACCTGGGCGTGCTGGCCGCGGAGGACTTCACCGGGCTGGGCCTGGACCAGCGGCTCACCGCGAAGATCTACGCCAACCTGGTGCACCTCGGGGTGTTGCGGGCCGACGGCACTCTCGCCGTCGAGTCCACCGCCGGCCTGCGTCTGGCCAGCGACTTCAGCGTGTGCGCCGAGATGCTGTTCAAGACGATCAGCTCGGTGGTCAACGGAACCGCGTCGCTGTTCCCGTCGGACCTGGTGGCGCTGGACAACCTGACGCCGCCACAACAGGCCGAGCTCTACCACAACCTGATCTTCAACGGCTACCTGGACGAGGCCGGCGACCTGCGGCAACCCGACTTCTTCCTGGACGCCGCGAACCTCGCGCAATTCGCCGTCAACGTCGACCTCGACGACGTCGCCGCATCGGTGTGGCAGCTGCTCGACGCCCGGATGGCCGGCTTCCGCGCGCAGCCGCTGCTGATCGACCCGCAGATCTTCGCCGACCTGCGGCTGAGCGGGGCGCAGCTGGCGGCGCTGACCGAGAGCCTGCGGTTCAACGGCTACCTCGACGAGGCCGGCGCCTACCGGGACAAGCCGGCCCTGCAGCGGCTGGCCGTCGCCGACTTCCGGCTCGCCCTGGCGTTCTATCCGCACCGTAGGGCCGTCCTGGACGCGATGCGGGCGCAGATCGCCGCGTTGCGGGCCGAGCTGTACACGTTCACCCCGGACGACTTCGTGCCGCTCGCCGACGCCGCGATGGGCCAGCGGGTGCTCACGGCGCTGCAAGCCACCTGTCTGAGCGACGATCGGGTGCGCGACGAGGCGCTGTTCGCCGACCCGGACGCGGTGCTCGACCTCGGCGCCGGCTTCACCGACGGGGAACAGCGGACCGTCTTCGATCAGATCGCCACGGTGCTCGACGACCAGCGGCCGTACCGGATCAGCGGCGAGGCGCTCGCCGAGCTCGGCCTCACCGGCGACGAGCAGGATCAGCTCGTCGCGCAGCTGACCGGCATGGGCCTGCTCGACGAGGCCCGTGCGGTGGCGCCGGACTGGCTGGCGTACTTCGGCAACGCCGGCAACGCGCTGGACTTCGCGCTGCCCGGGCTGGAGGACTACCGCACCGACATCTTCTTCGTGCTGCACGCCGTGGCGGGCGAACAGCAGGCGGCGATCACCGAGATCGGCGCGCGCCTGACCGACTGCGCGCAGGCGCAGCGCGACGCCTTCGCCGGTGCGCTGGCCGACGCGTTCGGCGTGCCGGCCGGCCCGGCCGCCGCGATCGCCGAGGCGGTGACCGGCGGCCCGGCGCAGGCGCTCGACGTCCTGCTGGCACCGGTGCTGGCGGCCGCCGACGCCGCCGGCGGCCAGGTGCGGGCGGTCCCGGCCGATCCGCACTTCCGGTTCGCTTTCCGGCGGGTGCGCCGGTTCGCGTTGCTGGCCGGCAAGCTCGGCCTGGATCCGGCCGAGATCGCCGCCGTGTTCACCGACCAGGACCTGGTGGGCAAGTTCGGCGAGCATCTGGTGCTGCCGCCCGGGGTGACCCGCTTCGACACGGTGCTGGACAGCTTCGACGGCACGATCTACGCGTTCAGCGCCGGGGCCTACTGGACCTACTCGGCGAGCACCTACGCCCTGGCCGACCCGGCGCCCAAGCCGCTGCCGCAGCTGTCGGCCCGGTTCGAACCGCTGGTGCGGATGGACGCCGCGTTCCGCTACGACGCCGGCACCGAATGGCTGGTCGGCCGGGACGCGCAGGGCGCCTCGCACGCGTTCACCCGCGCGAAGGGCAGCACCCGCTGGGTGCCGCGCGAGCAGCTCTGGGGCCGGATCCGCAACAACTTCGACGACCCGGCGCGCCTCGACGCCGGCTTCGTCGACGCCGACGGCCACACCTACCTGTTCTGCGGCGACCAGTACGTGCGCTACTCGGGCACCGACTTCGACGTGGTCGACGAGGGCTACCCGCGCGACACCGCGCAGTGGTGGGAGCGGGAGGAGCTGGGCGCGCCGTTGCCGGCGGCCTTCCGCGCCGCGATCGACGCCTGTTTCCAGGACCGCGACAACCGGATCCACCTGTTCGCCGGCGACCAGTGGCTGGCCGGCGGGTCCGGCCGGCCGCCGCAGCCGATCGCCGAGTTCTGGGGAAAGGTCCGCAACAACTTCGAGCACGCGAGCCGGATCGACGCCGCCGCGGCCGACGGGCCGGTGGTCCGGTTGTTCGCCGGTGACCAGCAGCTCGCGTACTCCGACTGCGTCGAGAACGACGGCGTCCGGGCCGACGAGGGCTACCCGCGCCGGATCGCCGACGTCCCGCCGGCGTTCGAAAGCCGGGTCGACGCGGCGTTCGTCGACGCCGAGGGCGTGACCCACCTGTTCAAGGACGACCGGACGGTCGCGCTGGGCGGCTCGGACGCCGCGGTGGTGCCCACCGCGCAACGGTGGGGTGTGCTGCGCCCGGCACTGCCCGGCGGCAAGGTGGACGCCGGCTTCGTGGGGCTCGACGGCAAGACGTACGTGTTCAGCGGCGAGACCTATCTGCGCTACTCCAGCGCCGACTACGCCGTGGTCGACTCCGGCTATCCGCGCCTGATCCGCCGGGACTGGGGCGGGCTGGACCGGGTGGACGCGTCGGTGGTGCTCGACGGCCGGGCCTACCTGTTCGGCGTGGGCGGGCTGCTGTTCGACCTGCCGCCGGGGCTGGACCCGAGCACAGTGACCCCGGCGCTGCGCAACCGGCTCGCCGAGTACGGGCTCACCCCCGCCGACGCGCAGGGCGCGGCGCCCGAGTGGCGCATCCGCACCGAGCAGGGCATCACCTTGACCGTGCGGCAGGAAGGCAAACGCACCAAGGTCTTCGGCGACGGCTCCCGGTTCTACGTGCGCTACTCCTCCGCCGACTACACCACCGCCGACGCCGGCTACCCCAAGCCGCAGACCGACAACTGGTGGAACCTGCCCGACGGCATCGAGTTCGGACCGGTCGACGCGGTCTTCACCGGCCGCGACGAGCGCACCTACCTGTTCTCCGAGGGCCGGTTCATCGTCTTCGACGCCCGGCACCGCTGGTGGTCCGAGCCGCAGCGCCTGCTCGCGCATTGGGACAGCCTGCCGTTCACCGCGGTCGACGCCGCGTTCGTGGCTCCGGACGGGCGCACCTACCTGTTCCACGACGACCAGTACGTGCGCTACTCGGGCAGCGACTACACCCAGGTCGACGACGGCTATCCACGTACGACCGGCACGTTCTTCGGCCACGTCGTCAACCACATCGGGCGCACCGGCCGGGTGGACGCCGCGCTGGTCACCGACGTGACCGAGAGCGTCGACGGGGTCGACGTGCCCCGCAGCTACACCTACCTGTTCTCCGGCGACCAGTACGTGCGCTACGGCGGCGGCGACTATGCGGTGGTGCAGGACGGGTACCCGCGCGCGCTCGGGCAGCTCAGCTCCGAACCGGGGCTGGCCGCGCTCGACGTGACGCTGGACGCGGTGGACGCCGCCTTCGCCGACCGGCGCAACACCTACCTGGTACGCGGTGGCACCTGCCACGTGGTGTCGGCCAGCGCCTACCGCCGCTACGACGACATCGCGTGCCTGCCGGGCATGAGCTGCGCCTTCCTCGAGAACGGCTCGGTGCTGGTGCAGAAGCCGGAGGGCTGGATGCGCCGCTCCGCCCTGGAAGGGCGCTCGGTCAGCGCGACACCGTTCAGGCCGCGCACGCTGCGCACCGTGCCGGCGAAGTTCCGCACCGGCCTGGACGCGGTGCTGACCGGCGCGGACGGCAACACCTACCTGTTCCAGGGGCCGTCGTGCTTCAACGTCCGGCTCAACCGGGAGTACCCGATCACCGAGGAGTGGGGCCGGCCCCGCAACACGATCTTCCAGAACAACGTGGTGGACGCGGCGTTCGTGGGGCGTGACGGGAAGACCTACCTGTTCAGCGACGACCAGTTCGTGGTGTATCCGGACGCGGCCGCCACCACGATCGAGGGCGACCCGCGGCCGATCGGTGAATGGGCCGGGCTGACCAGCGTGGGCCTGGCCTACGTACGGGCCGGCGTGACGTACCTGTTCGAGAAGCCCGACGACGCGGGGCGGATGCGGTGCGTGGCCTACTCCGGCTGCGACTATCGCAGGCCCGACGACGGCTACCCGATCAGCGTCGACGCCGGTCACTGGCAGGCGCCCGGGGACTTCGGCATTCCCGACGCGGTGCTGTTCGAGGGCGAGACCATGCTGCTGCTGCGGGACCGGCAGTGCCTGTCCTACAACGAGAAGACCGACGCGTGGTCCTATCCGCGCCCGATCGAGCGGGTGTGGCCCGGCTTCGGCCAGCTGTTGGCCGGCCGGCCCGAGGACCGGTTGCGTACCGCCTTCACGGCGGCCGACGGCGCGACCTACTTCTTCGCCGGCGAGCGCTACGCCCGCTACGCCGACGGGGTTTTCGCGCCGCCGGCGCAGGTGCGCGAGCGCTGGGGGCTCTCGCGTAACCCGTTCATCCCGGCCGGCGGCGGCGCGACGGTGGATGCCGCGTTCGTGTGGCGCGGCGAGCACACCTACCTGTTCTCGCGGGAGAACTATGTCCGCTACACCGGGCCCGACTACCAATACGTCGACCCCGGCTATCCCAAGCGCATCGCCGGCAACCTGCGCACCGAGGAGCCGTTCGCCAACCTGCCCGAGTCGTTCGAGGACGCCCTCGATGGCATCGACGCGGTGGTGGCCAACGACCGCACCGTGTACCTGTTCATCGGCGGGGTCTGCCACGTCGTCTCGCACCGGATGAGCGGCACCGTCGGCATCGCCGCGCTGGGCCGGGTGCGCAACACCATCGCCGAGCGGCAGCGGGTCGACGCCGCGCTGGTCGCCGACGGGCGCACCTACCTGTTCTCGGGCGACCAGTACGTGCGCTACTCCGGCCCCGACCAGACGAGCGTCGACGACGGCTACCCGAAGTCGATCGGCGACGCCCTGCCGCACGAGCTGGGCCTGCCGCCGCTGCCGGACGAGTTCGCCGACGGCCTGGACGCCGCGATCCACCTGCCGGACAACCGGAGCTACCTGTTCAAGGGCCGGGACTTCCTCGACCGGGGCAAGCTGCTGCCGGTCAAGGGCGCCTGGGGCACCGTCGGCAACGCGTTCACCACCGGCGCGCCCGGCATCGACGCCGCCTTCGTGGCACCGGCCGGCGAGCTGTACGCGTTCCGCGCAGGCCAGTACGTGCGGTATCCGGCCGGCGCGCTCACCGCAGCCGAGCAGGACCGGCCGGCCCTGGCCGAGGAGGGCTTCCCGCGCACCGTCGTCGACGACTGGGGTGAGCTGCCGGACGACTTCGAGCAGGGCCCGGACGGCGCCTTCACCTTCGAGGGCCGCACCTACCTGGTCAAGGGCGAGCGTTACGTGCGCTACGCCGAGGGCCGCTACGACCGCATCGAGCGCACCTTCCCGCAACAGTTCGCGCACCGCTGGTCGTCCACGGCCGACTACCGGCTCAGCGACGTGCACACCATCGCCCGGTTCGTGCAACTGGCCCGGGCCCACCCGGACGGGCTCGCCACGGTGCTGAGCGACGGGGCCGAGGACCCGTACGCGTACCTGTCACAGCTGTTCGGCTGGGACGCCGAGCAGCTGCGCTGGGCCCGCCGCAACAGCGCCCTGTTCACCCGGGCCACCGGCGAGGAACCCCGGTTCGAGATCGAGTTCCTGCTCGCGCTGGCCGACGCGTTCGCGCTCACCGACCGGCTGGGCGCGCCGCTGAGCCAGGTGCACGCCGAGGTCTGGTCGAAGCTCTACGGCAGCACCGTGGACGTGGACGCCGCCGCGGACGCACTGCAGCGGATGCTGCAGCGCCGCACCGGCGCCGCCGACTGGGTCACCCTGTCCGCGCAGATGCACAATGAGCTCAACGTGCTCAAGCGTGACGCCCTGGTCCCCGCGGTGATCCAGCAGCACCCGGAATTCAGCTCCTCGCGGGAGCTGTTCGAGCGGCTGCTCATCGA encodes:
- a CDS encoding RICIN domain-containing protein, whose protein sequence is MLAIIIALAGLAIVPATAAQAATACSTYGSYWNRGPFFYAGLSASNAQGRAVVIDQASPYQTVAPGYVHMWHSNGPTNNQRWCLGTHQNNDLSYSYQVRNLQTGLCLDVQDDNQYAGDPVWMWTCKSLSDSTVGSQLWGIRKYGSASTPNGAQTVYNFRTYSDYYCLDVKDYGTADGSALQIWNCLDAGNQLFY
- a CDS encoding BTAD domain-containing putative transcriptional regulator gives rise to the protein MDETLGQGGFGALLRTSRRAAGLSQQCLADRVGLSVAAIRDLEQGRTRRPQRDSVDAIVAVLCLTGDTEMTLRRAAEETGTVHPVRVRVLGPLRVSRGTADVAVGRSMRRAVLGRLALSANTPVSPSDLTDVLWGGRIPPDPRHALHTYLSRLRTALRSGPDDIISRTSGGYQLNLADGRLDLADFRRRIGQARAAEPVRALDLLDDALALWRGSPLSDVAQLRDHPLVTAVVEERIAATLRFADLALASGQAGRCLPRLRELASTSPLHEPVHARLIAALAAGSLQASALQAYAEIRRRLVEELGIEPGPELVQAHRRVLRQESPPPARAADDRPALLPADIARLDDMLATDRHPPAIVITAVSGTAGVGKTALAVHWAHRVRHRFPDGQLYVNLRGYDDGGQTMDPGEALRGFLYALGVAAERIPEGVQAQAGLYRSVLAGRRMLVVLDNARDAEQVRPLLPGDAGIVVVTSRSQLTGLVAVDGARPLTLDVLSAGEARELLAARLGAAAADTDRAAVARIVGACARLPLALTLAAARVQVTGFPLAAVAAELADSSRLLDVLDAGDRMGQIRAVFSCSYAALSPAAARMFLLLGLHPGPEISAAAAASLAAGTAPEALALLAELTRASLLSEPFPGRFVIHDLLRAYAHEQARARLADGDRDQSVRRLLAHYLHTAHAADRQLNPYRDPVVLPAPPPAVVTEQHADPAAALVWFGREHAGLLAAIRYAADHDRPAACWQLAWAIATYLDRRGHWQDWTVVARLALDAADAHGDRLGRAHASAGLGRAHGWLGRHDDAIAEFERALAGFTEIGDRVGQATVHSHLAWLLDRWDRHQEAYDRIRQALHCYEQAGVRPGVADALARLGYHEAKVGRPRAALDKSLRGLALHRRLGNQRGEAITLAMVANIHQYLDEVENAVSYYERSADLLHHAGERYYEGRCLAALGDTYRDSGRLTDARVAWQRALDILTDLRHPEGDVVRAKLRHSRQSIHL
- a CDS encoding TetR/AcrR family transcriptional regulator gives rise to the protein MSAEQQTTGRPRAFDEQAVLHRAAEVFWRHGYDGTSLRALTDAMGINRPSLYATFGSKEQLFKRAFDRYHDTQVATARAALDQPSAFASIEAFLRSSADGLTADGKPAGCFSIQGGLACSPENARISEALAAGRAATEAALRERLSRAAAEGDLPAGVDPAALARFVMALSEGHAVHAGAGASRADLHASVDIAMRVLARSEQ